In Rutidosis leptorrhynchoides isolate AG116_Rl617_1_P2 chromosome 6, CSIRO_AGI_Rlap_v1, whole genome shotgun sequence, the DNA window TTTGTTCAATACACTTTAGAATCGTGAAAAGTGTTCAAGATTTTGTAATTGGAAAGCGTTTCCTAAAATTGATTTACGTTGAAAACCTTAAAGGGTTAATGTGGCACATTATTTGGTTTAATGGTACGGGCGTCGTACGTGTGTTTAACGTGTAGTAAGAAGAAATAGTATGCACCAACTCTTGTTTggtgaaattagggtttataatgagCGAAATACATATGTTACAGCATGATTGTAACATGCTTACACGTATTCTTACTTCAATAATAGAAACTTATCTCGATATGTTTACAATAAGCTTTCAGTATTGCGTGCCAATTTAACATAGTTTGCACTGTATGATTTTATATTACTATCCCAAACTATTTTCAGCTTATCTCGATATGTTCTATTCATGTGTCTAGCGAATTTTATCTACCGTGTAATGTATACATATTTGATTCTTGAGTTCCCTATTTTTTGTCCTTGTTATGCATTTAGCTTATTTTATGTTAATCGACAAATGAATTGATCTTTTTATGATTTTACCCAATCATCAAAAGTAAAATATTTAACGTTCTCGATGAGATAAATGATATAGGTTATCTCTGCTCTTTACACGCAGACAAGTCATTTTGCATGTGGGGCCCTTTTGAGAACAAATCTTTAGGGATGAGAGTGTGTTATGGATGGCGACAGTTTCTTTTGTTTGTGACACTTGTCTTCTTTTTGATGCATTTTCTCTCAGGTTATCATCTTATTTTACATGTGTTAAAACTAAGCTCTATATCAATTTTGATCTTAATGAACCGAACTGCTCTGTTATCGCAGTTTTGGAGTTGCATCAGAACTCAAACGTTAAAAGTATGCCACAAAAGAATACCAAAAAATTTGATCATCTTGTTTTGGGACCCGCTGCTGGTATAGGTTTGCCAAATCGTTTGCAATGTGAAGGTATTTCAAGAATCTATGaactattaattttgtatttaAGGACATTTTGGTAATTTTACACAATTCAAACACGTATTACCATTTGTTTTAGGTATCAAGCCTCTCAATAAGGCTGACATATCATCTTCTAACGTTTCCAGAGGAGGTGACGGTGTAACTTTTGTAACCGTTTTTACGGTTTATAACTCGAGTGTTGATGGTGGATCAACTGAGTTAACTACCGTGGGGAAACGTTCATACAACAAGGTGGAACGTTCAATGGCCATTTTAAATACCTTCATAAATTTTATACAGGTACATTTTATGGACAATTCATGGTGTAATATCGGGTGGGTTTGGTTTGAATTGTTTGTTATTGGGTCCCACAACAGTATATGTTTCCATTTTCTATAGTAATCAAGCCGTAAAATTTAATCACAAAGCTTAGTTTTTTATAGCGGTTTTATATCTCAAGAAAAAACAGTTGTGGATACTTTAAGCATCAAACAAACACTATTGTTGACTTTAACTGTTTGATCCATTTGACTCGTTTCTCTTTTAGTTAATATTTGATGATTATACCTCACCAAATCCGATCCATTTGACCCGTTTTAGGTGAATTCTTAACGCTATTATGATTATTGTGCAGCTGATGATGCCTCAAAGTAATGTGATCATCATCACAGATCCAGCTGGCAGCCTTCAACTCAAGAAAAACAGGGCGACTGTATATCCAATTCAAGGTGAATATTCACGCAACAAGTTGATGCTTCAAAGAATCAGGTCTTACATTGTAAGAGCACGATGCACCATTTTTTGGACACATTGTTTCGGGTCAACCCGACCCGTCAAATGCACCATTTTTCCATTTCCACTTACTTTTATTGATGAATTTCTTTAATGTTATTTTTGTATTACTACATCAGCATATTTTGTCACTTTCTTGCAGGCTTTTTTGGAGGAAAAACTTGTAGATCTGACTATGAATCCTAATAAAAAAAGTAGTCATTTTATCTTTACCGATTCCGATATAGCGGTAGTTGGTGACGTTGgggaaatatttaaaaaaaataaaaactttcatGTGGCTCTCACTTTTCGTAATAATAAAGAGCAGCCGTTGAATTCAGGGTTTATAGCAGTCAGGGGTACAACTGATGGGATTTCAAGGTATGTTTATCAATCAGTAATATCGACTTGAAATGACGAAATTACTCTCGTGTGCCAAGCACATTACTAACCTTAACGGAAAAACTAACGGTCGTTAGTGAGAAGGACCAACCACGTAACTCGTGCAAGGTGGATTGATTTTGATAGAAAAACTTTACTGAAATagaaattttattaattttttttttaacagagCAAAGGTTTTGTTGGAGGAAGTGTTGAAAGTTTATATTACAAAATTCATGAAGGCTTCACGAATGCTTGGAGACCAACGTTCTATTGCTTATGTCATAAAATCTCATGCTTCGTTTGATCCTAAAAAGTTTAGATCACACGAACCTTTTTTTGAGGACATCGATGGTGCATCTGTGCTCTTCTTGCCATGTGAAGTTTACAACTGGACCCCACCCGAAGGTGCCGGTCAATTTCATGGCATGCCTTTGGATGTCAAGGTAATCCTTTTATGttcaccatcattatcattataCTGTTTATTGTACTTTTTGACTTGTTATTACAAACTAACCACCATTTTAATGATATAGTATTCCCTGTTACATTATCATTAAAATGGTGGTTTGTTTGTAACAAAAAGTCTAAGTATAATGGTTCAAAGTTAAACAACTGCTGATTAAGATTTGTTTTTTCCCAGCAAATTCTTTGTTGTCAAGATTGAAACTTAAGGATGTTTTGTCCTAAAATCACATTTTTGACATAATTGATCTTGCTAATCTTCTACAGTATTTGATCTCTACTCATATGGGTAACATATAAAGAAAATAGTGTTTGCCTTTTTATGCCTGTGATGAATTTTGATTGTGATAATCCACCTATTATCAGAATTGCTCTACTAAGGAACAGAGTTAAAAACTCAATGCTTAAGTATTTTCACAGTATTTTGTTAATAACTCAGAGTTAAGTGCATAAAAATGGGATAAAAACATTGGATTTGATTTGTTGTTATTCAGGTGGTTCATTTCAAGGGATCAAGGAAACGGCTTATGCTCGAGTCTTGGAACTTCTTGAACTCTTCGACTTCTCATGATGTATCAGATATGTTGTGCCTTGTATTAAGTAGTGGACGGACAAAATACGATTTTTAATAAAACCCCACATTTACTTTTGTGAAAATGTTAATGCACGTCTACATAATTGATGTGATATATGAGTTTAGTTTTATTCTTTATATTGAtattgattgatgattgatgattgataTTGATTTCTGTAGTAGTGATTATTTATGAAAGTTGTAGCATGTGTTTCCCCATCACCAACTGGATTAGGTATCGTTGTTGTAGCACGTGCTAATCAATATTAGATTCCTAGAATAATTCCTGATCATGTTAAGGTTGTGATAATGGTATTGTGATAATAACTGGGTTAGTTATAGTATAATGACATGGAATAGTTTTGTTAGAAATTTCTTGTTAAAATGATATGTAGCGGATATAATTTTGAAAAGAATTAAAAAGATGCGCATGAATTTGTAGGTGTTCGTATCAATCCAACAATTAAACTTACAACTTCATGATTGAACGATCACATCAGTAATAGGCTTTTTGGTTATACCTTAAATAAGCTTTCAATTCAAAAGGCCTTTTATAATCCAAACATATCAACCTTTTAAAATTGTATTGTGTTTAGTTTTGAGATAATCTGAGTAATAATGAGCCAAAGATTTTGCTTAGCGATCTTGCTTAACCATGACAATAGTAGCATAATTTTCTAATAGTTTAACACAAACTAAGATTGCATCCGATCTTTTAAAAGAATTGGGTCACTTTTTCTCAAATTCTACAacaataaactacaaacatatgctTCAAACTTTCCATTTTTAGTAAACATAAAAAATCTCCCGAATCAAAACAATATCTTCTTTTTCTAACCTCAATAACAAGATTATCAGTAATCAGTTAACAAACATTATATCGTATCACAAAAACAATCAATGTGAACCATCAAACTCAACAAGAATTAGTAAAATGCCACAATTTTTGTATAAAGAATCCATCTTTCTTCACAACGGATCCTTCCTCTTTCCTGACCCGTAGTAACTAATATACCATCTAACAAACTTCTTCAAACCAGTTTGCAAATCAGTACTCGGTTTATACCCGAATTCCCTTCTCGCTAAACTAATATTCGCGTGCGTAAACTGAACATCCCCATTTCTAGGCAACTTCATCACCATTCGTTTCGCCTCAACTTTCAACAATCTTTCCAAAATCCGAACAAGCTCAGAAACGGGCACGGGTGACGTGTTGCCCAAATTTAAAACCCGTAACTGAGCGGGCCCACGCTTTTTCCCACCACTACCCGTGCTTTTTTCCGCGGTATCCAACGCCCCTAAACAACCCTTTACGATATCATCAATGTAAGTAAAATCACGTGCTACTGTCCCGTGATTCGCAGCTTCAAAAATCGGTATCGGTTTCCCTTTCAAAATATCTCTAGTGAAGAAAAAGTACGCCATATCGGGCCTACCCCACGGCCCGTAAACCGTAAAAAATCTTAAGCCTGTTAGCGACAGCCCGTAAATATGATTATAAGTATGCGCGATTTCTTCGCCTGCTTTTTTCGTAGCAGCGTAAAGACTCGCGGGCTGATCGGTTCGGTCTTTTTCCGAAAAGGGTACTTTTGTATTTAACCCGTAAACTGAACTCGAAGAAGCCCAAACAATTGCGGGTTGAGGGTTTGCATTTTTACAAATTTCTAAAAGATTAACAAATCCAGCAATGTTACTGTGAATATAAGAACTAGGGTTTTGCATAGCGTAACGAACACCAGCTTGTGCTGCTAAATGCATCACGTGAGTAAAAGGGACTAATTCGAATAGTTTTTCAAGTAATGCGACGTCGTTTATGTCACCTTCAACAATGTAAATTCCACTTCTTTCTTGTAACAATTGACGAGCTCTTTTTAGTGACGGATCATAATAGTCGTTGAAGTTATCAAGACCCAAAACGCCGTCACCACGGCGTTTTAACGCAACGCTGACGTGGGTTCCGACAAACCCGGCTGCTCCGGTGACTAAAACGGAAAACCCATTTCGGGTTCGGATCCGGGCTGAAGATCTGACGCGTTTTTCCCAAGCGAGTCCGCCCCAAGAACGTGTTTTTAATGATCTACGAGAACGatctgatgataatgatgatgggtaTGATGATGATGCTGATGTATGTGATGatgtgtatgatgatgatgatgatggtggtgttttGAAGAAGAAGACTAACATTAAACCCAAGAAAACAAAGGACCAAAAAGTGAGTTTTGCGAATGAAATGTAATGTGGTCTGAACTTATGAAGAAAATAAGGGGTTTTATCCATTTTGAATTTACCAGGTGTTGATGGgctattatcatcatcatccattTGATTCATATTCTTCTTGAAAGAAATCTTGAAGAAAAAATGGAATCTTGAAGAAGAAAAAATGGAATCTTGAAGAAATGAACACAGCCCACCTCTTATTTTGATGATTTAATGGTGGGTTTTTCTTCTTTTTTGGTATGAAAATAGAACGATCAAAACTTTTTGCATGTGTATTTTGGATTTTTGTGATTTTTGGGGTGGATATGAAGGTTTTTGAGTGTGTGGGTTTTATCTTTTTGGTTTTACGGAGATTGCAGAAAAAATATGATTAGGGATTGGATTAGAGTGGTGAGGAAGGTGGACTAAATTTGAAGAATTTTGTATGAAAAGGGTGATTTTAGGGTGGACTCAG includes these proteins:
- the LOC139851778 gene encoding uncharacterized protein isoform X1 is translated as MWGPFENKSLGMRVCYGWRQFLLFVTLVFFLMHFLSVLELHQNSNVKSMPQKNTKKFDHLVLGPAAGIGLPNRLQCEGIKPLNKADISSSNVSRGGDGVTFVTVFTVYNSSVDGGSTELTTVGKRSYNKVERSMAILNTFINFIQLMMPQSNVIIITDPAGSLQLKKNRATVYPIQGEYSRNKLMLQRIRSYIAFLEEKLVDLTMNPNKKSSHFIFTDSDIAVVGDVGEIFKKNKNFHVALTFRNNKEQPLNSGFIAVRGTTDGISRAKVLLEEVLKVYITKFMKASRMLGDQRSIAYVIKSHASFDPKKFRSHEPFFEDIDGASVLFLPCEVYNWTPPEGAGQFHGMPLDVKVVHFKGSRKRLMLESWNFLNSSTSHDVSDMLCLVLSSGRTKYDF
- the LOC139851778 gene encoding uncharacterized protein isoform X2 — translated: MPQKNTKKFDHLVLGPAAGIGLPNRLQCEGIKPLNKADISSSNVSRGGDGVTFVTVFTVYNSSVDGGSTELTTVGKRSYNKVERSMAILNTFINFIQLMMPQSNVIIITDPAGSLQLKKNRATVYPIQGEYSRNKLMLQRIRSYIAFLEEKLVDLTMNPNKKSSHFIFTDSDIAVVGDVGEIFKKNKNFHVALTFRNNKEQPLNSGFIAVRGTTDGISRAKVLLEEVLKVYITKFMKASRMLGDQRSIAYVIKSHASFDPKKFRSHEPFFEDIDGASVLFLPCEVYNWTPPEGAGQFHGMPLDVKVVHFKGSRKRLMLESWNFLNSSTSHDVSDMLCLVLSSGRTKYDF
- the LOC139851777 gene encoding UDP-glucuronate 4-epimerase 3-like isoform X1; its protein translation is MNQMDDDDNSPSTPGKFKMDKTPYFLHKFRPHYISFAKLTFWSFVFLGLMLVFFFKTPPSSSSSYTSSHTSASSSYPSSLSSDRSRRSLKTRSWGGLAWEKRVRSSARIRTRNGFSVLVTGAAGFVGTHVSVALKRRGDGVLGLDNFNDYYDPSLKRARQLLQERSGIYIVEGDINDVALLEKLFELVPFTHVMHLAAQAGVRYAMQNPSSYIHSNIAGFVNLLEICKNANPQPAIVWASSSSVYGLNTKVPFSEKDRTDQPASLYAATKKAGEEIAHTYNHIYGLSLTGLRFFTVYGPWGRPDMAYFFFTRDILKGKPIPIFEAANHGTVARDFTYIDDIVKGCLGALDTAEKSTGSGGKKRGPAQLRVLNLGNTSPVPVSELVRILERLLKVEAKRMVMKLPRNGDVQFTHANISLARREFGYKPSTDLQTGLKKFVRWYISYYGSGKRKDPL
- the LOC139851777 gene encoding UDP-glucuronate 4-epimerase 2-like isoform X2; this encodes MNQMDDDDNSPSTPGKFKMDKTPYFLHKFRPHYISFAKLTFWSFVFLASSSYPSSLSSDRSRRSLKTRSWGGLAWEKRVRSSARIRTRNGFSVLVTGAAGFVGTHVSVALKRRGDGVLGLDNFNDYYDPSLKRARQLLQERSGIYIVEGDINDVALLEKLFELVPFTHVMHLAAQAGVRYAMQNPSSYIHSNIAGFVNLLEICKNANPQPAIVWASSSSVYGLNTKVPFSEKDRTDQPASLYAATKKAGEEIAHTYNHIYGLSLTGLRFFTVYGPWGRPDMAYFFFTRDILKGKPIPIFEAANHGTVARDFTYIDDIVKGCLGALDTAEKSTGSGGKKRGPAQLRVLNLGNTSPVPVSELVRILERLLKVEAKRMVMKLPRNGDVQFTHANISLARREFGYKPSTDLQTGLKKFVRWYISYYGSGKRKDPL